gccacCATTTTGGTCTACCGGACTGGGAAGAATTATCAGAGGTGGGAGAGTGGAGGATTCCATATGGAACTTGGACAAGGTTCAGTTTCAGTGTGATTGTGAGCGGGGATGGAGTCAGGAAACAGAGAGGTCAGAGTGTCTTGTGGATTATCCACCTGGATAATGACAGAAGTGGTGCTGGAGAGAGGGGAGCCTGGGGCTGAAGTCCCAGTGAAGTGAAATGACAGCAACATTGCTGTGGAAAGCTGGAAAGGCATCAAGAGAGAAATGGGAATATTTCATGAAGTAAGCTATTAAAACACTAGGGTGTTCATGAACTCGGCTATTCACAAAATAAACATCAGGAACTTTTGAAcaagaaattccactcctaggagtTTATCCTTCAGAAATAAATCAGGCAAATAGACAGTGGGTCAGGATACAAGCTAAATGTCTGACAATGTGGAATCAGGTCAATAAATTGTAGCACATCCATTCCATGATTTGCCATATTatccattaaaataatattttaacaatCTGTTGACATTTTTGTGATCATTTGGTGATACTTGAATAAcaattataatattaaattttccctcataatagtgtatatatatttatacatagtAAAAACATTTGGGCAAAGTAAATACCAGAATGTGGTCAGTGGTTTTCTCTAGTTAGGTAGTAAAAATATGGATTGTGGGTAATTGTTTTATGCTTTTGGCTCATCTGCACTTTCTACTTTTTATATCATGAACATGTATTATTTgtgtaattaaaaaatcaaaatataaaataaggccATTTCACTTCCAGTGAACAAAAAGGTTTGGATGCCTCCCTGTTGTAGACAGATTAAAGCCCTAGTTTGACTTAGCCTTTGTTGAGCCTTTGAGGTTCTTTTTCCAACTTTGTCTCATGCAATGTGCCCACAGTATCCCAATCTTGAATCTTACAGCTTTCCTCAATATTTCCGAACTTGGCTTATGTTTTTCTGCTCCTTTTACTGTCTGCCCAGCCCTGTTCCCAgctactcccccacccccacttgccAGGtgaattctttctcttctttaacAGACCAGGTCAAATCCCACTTTCTCCAACAAACTGCCTTCTATTTGCCCAGTCTGAAATCCTCCCACTCCTAGGATTTCCCAGAATTCAGTTTTTGAACttgttttatatcatttattGCAACTTGCTTTGAAGtggttatttttgtcttttactcCCATTTGATTGTGAATTCCTGGAGGGCAAGAACAGTGTATCTTTTATATTTGAATCTAAAACTATCAGAGCATAATGCATTCAATTTGTTGGGTGTGCAAATGATGATTTTAGATGCATGAAAATATGAAACTAAGCTATTATCTTTACCATCTCATGTCTCACATATTAGTCAGCTGAATATATTTATCAGTGTTTATGACAGTTTTTAAACCATTTCTTGAACAATGATGATTTAATTATGTTTCCCATTTTTCAACTTTTGTTATGTTTGAACGTTTTCCTTTGTTGTACAGGTGTATTCTTTCTGTGATAATTGCCATGGTGATGGACCGCCATACACCCCTTCCAGAGTTTTAATTGGTTGTGTTACCTCTGTAATGGAAGGTGCTGGCTACATTGATCACACAAGTTACTTCTCTCTAGAGGTTATGTGTAATGGTATGATTtacactttttatttaaaattaggttttgcttgttttttaaaatgttatagctTGGATTTAGACTTGCTTACAGGAATCATTCTGAGGGTCAAATTTGGAACATGCTTAATTTGTTGAGAGGGTTTTAGTACTAGAACTACTTCTCCATTGTACTTACTTCCAATCCGTGGGGCTCTTTAATGTTTGAGATGTTGAGCTGGGCCTTTGGAGTTGAAGATGGTGTAAAGCATAAGGTCAGAtatgtaatgtttttaaaaacatatgctATAATTTTTGCATGTTCCTTTATCAAATACAGACATTAATATCTGTGTAATTTCTCTGTTCATACAGGTATTGAATTTCTAATGTAACTAGAAATATTACCATTATACAGGTACtattacttttaaaatgaggTTTGAAATTAGCATGGTAcctctcagtgtgtgtgtgtgtgtgtgcattgttGAATGCTATTTGTAATTAACAgatataacattttgttttttttatcccTAAAGCAATGGTTTGTTAATTTGCCTATGCTATTTGTGTTGAATTCAGCAACTAttattgagtacctgctatgCTCACAATAGAGTGCTAGATATTGGAGAGACCAAGATGAGTAAGACGTTATCAAGCCCTGCCTGCAAAGAGCTAACAGATGGTTTTACTGTTGGCCCTTTCAAATAGTCAtataatgttctagtttgctagtgctgctggaatgcaaaacaccagaaatggattggcttttataaaagggggtttatttggttacacagttacagtcttaaggccataaagtgtccaaggtaatgcatcagcaatcaggtaccttcactggaggatggccaatggtgtccagaaaacctctcttagctgggaaggcacgtggctggcatctgctccaaagttctggtttcaaaacggctttctcccaggacgttcctctctagcctgcagttcctcaaaaatgtcactcttagttgcacttggggtatttgtcctctcttagcttctccagagcaagagtctgctttcaacagccatcttcaaactgtctgtcatctgcagctcctgtgctttcttcaaagtgtccctcttggttgtagctcctcttcaaaatgtcactcacagctgcactgagttccctctctccttcagctcatttatatggctccagtgactcaacttagacccaccccaaatgggtagagcaacacctccatggaaattatccaatcagagtcatcacccacagctgggtggggcacatctccacagaaacacacaaagaattacaatctaatcaacactgataacgtctgcccacacaagattacatcaaagacaatggcgttttgggggacacaatacattcaaactggcacatataatATGGTAAGAACAGCCTTACTGGGCAGAGCAGAGGGAATGATTGATGGCTATGGGGAGGATTGGGGAAGGCTGAGTCGATGAAGTGCTCTCTGAGCTGGATCCCATCCCCCAGCTACCCCTGCAGGGCTAAATTTTGAAAGAGGGATAGAAGCAAAAACGTGTTGCCTGTTTTAGCCCAATCAGCTGCCATTTAACTTGGGACAAAAGGAAGTTAGCTCAGCCCCAGCAGGCATCTTGCTGTTTTACTTTCCGTGGATGTAAAGGCCAGGACTTGAACTTAGTTGCCAACCCTGGTGTCCTCCAAAATGACATTGTCAGATGGCCAGCTGGGATTTTAAAACCTATTTAGTCAGCAAATCCCCAATTCTGGGAGAAGAGGCCCCAGTGATTGCTCGGCTCCAAAGGAATCTCTCAGTTCCTATAACCACATCAACAGGAAGGCAATCAGTGGTAGCCCTCACTAAGAGAATTCTCATGATGGGAGAGACTTTACTATGTTTGTAATGGCGAGGGATTGAAGGTGCAGAAGTGGTCAGGAATGATTGATGGAAGGAGATTTGAAGTCTTAGTTCCATTAGTGTGGCTCATGGGAAATGTTAACATTGGTAATGGGTCTCAGATTGTTTTTTATGTGTGAataaacaataaatttttaaCCATTTTGGTGAAGGATGCTAAAATGGAATTGGGCATTCCGCTTAAAGAGTGGGGAGCTACACCAAGTGCACAGTGtagctatttctttcctttttatttttcactttaagcACTAGTACAGCATACAGCTGTATCTGGGGTATGCTTTATTGTCCAACCTGGGACAATTTTGAGACTAAAAGGGGGTgttacaattaaaattaaatcagtTTTTGAAATACTTATTTGACTAACAGATTGGTTTTATTGTTGGACGTTTGAAATAGTATTGTTCATGAATTTTTCAAAGATAGAAGTATTTTAAGGAAACAAACACATTTGCATGTATTAATGGGGATTTTGAAAACTTTTGAATGTTTCATCAAATTGAGATACAGCAGCAAATTCATAAATCACCTCAATTTCCTTCCAGTCTGTCATAGAATATGTATAtatccaattaaaaataagagCTACATTAAAAGAGCCTCACCACAAGTTGAGATGTTCCCAAGTCCAACCATCcagtttcaaaattatttattgtaCACCATTTGAGCTCTAATGGTTCAATTTGTTTGCTTTTGAGaaggataaatttcaaagtattccTCTTCACAAGCttcctttcattaattgtaattcCCCAAAACTTCAAAACCTGAAGATTTGGGGGATGATGTTAATTTTTTCAATTGAAGATTCCTAACTGATTgtaaacaaaatttaaaggactcatttccaaaaaaaatcaGGACAGTTAGGTTGATTTACACAGCAGTTCTTCAAAGGCTCAGGCTTACCTAAAATTTGATTGACAGGGGaatcaaagagagaaaaccaatGTGGCCATACTGATTCagtattatatttttgtattcagTATCAGCTTTGTCCCAGAAATTTTGTTGTTCAGTCAATTTTAATAAATAGATGTGATCTACAGCTTGTAAATTTTGCATCCAACGACTTGGTTTCAGTTGTATATCATAGCATGTTTGGATATGGTTATGAATTATTTCTACACTCCAGTTCCCAGTACAGTTCTACTCAATCAGTTTCTTAATTATTAAGAACCTTATGTTTATTGTGATGACCATTTTTGAGATGTGGAAAACTGAGAGGCGTGAATTCAGGTCCATGAGAAGAATAGCAAGAGCTCATCTTTAAACATGTTAAATTTAGTAGGCAATTGGATATATGAATTTGAGATTGGTTAGAGTTAGAGGTCTATACATGTTGGAATTATAAGCCAATGAatattatataaagaaaagtgtatgggggggagagagagacagagagagagagagagagaaagaggtccAAGGCTTGTGTCTTAGGTCATTCTAAAATAGTCATAATAAAATCAGGAATGTGAAGGAACTAGGAAATGCTGGGTCAGAGGGTAAATGCATGTTTAACTTTAATAGAGATTGCCAGTTTTCTTAAAAAgatgtaccaatttacacttccAACAGCAGTGtttgagagttccagttgttccAAATTTTCCCTTTGTATCTTATGACTTACTTTTACCTTATTGTGAAAATCTGTAACTATTTGTTCATAAATGTAAagtataagatatatatatttatatcatcaTTTACCATCTGTCTTAAAAACCTGGAAAATTTGCTTCCTTCTCACTGTAGCAGTATTTCCTAGTGCTGCTACCAGTAATAACAGTCAATGTTTATTTGGTGCTGTTTATGGGCTAAGCACTATCCTGTGAGTTTTACATATATAGGGTAATTGTCCCGCCACTTTATGTGCTGAGTACCATATTGCACTCCTCATTTTTAGATGACAAACCTGAGGCAAATTAGCATGAAGTGACTTGACCAAGGTTGAACCTATGTGGCCCTATCAAGATTTGCAGACAGGCAGCCAGGTTCAAATTTGCACTCCTATCTGTGTGCTTTACTGCCTCTCCTGAAGGAGCTGTGAATGTGACCAGAGGTTTCATAAACCCCGTGCTCTGCTCCCAGAAAGACTGGCCTCTGAATGCACGAGTCGACCCTTTTCCCAATTTGACTTTGTGGAATCAGCAGAGGAGAATCAATGCCTAATAGGTTACAGGAACACTTAGAGGGTACCTGtttcaaaatgttcaaaatgtaCCTTAGATCTCAGAGAAATTAGTGTATTACAGCTTCAACATAACTTGCGAAATTTAACATCGCCAAAAATAAGTGATAACTACAATTCGATTTTTCTCCGTGGTGGCTTTAGGTTTTGAACCTTCCCCAAGTGACTGGATAGAAGCTGAGgtttccatccatctatccacctacAGCAGAAAGGCAATCTCCATGAAGCCTCTGAGACATAAGCACGTGCATGAGGTCGTTCGTTTGCATGATGACGTTGTATTTGTTTCTGCTAACTCTTCCATTAGTGATAATTTTTGCTGCTCAGGATTCTATTGGGTGTTCTGGGAAATctagaaaaataatggaaaatacatTCTTTGCTGAAGAGGGGCCAAATTTCTTATTGAAAAGGCTGTACTGctgaaaggaaataattagaGAAAATTTTTGAACTTACGTGTTATTATGTTCTAAATTATGCAGTTTATTTGGGAAGTGTTAGAATGTTCTGAGAACAAGAAAAGACAAAGTTTGTGCACCAGAGAACTGTTGGAAAAGAATGGAGTGGGACTTGAGCTTACTAGTACAAGCTGGGTATTATTTGGGAAGTGGGGGCTGAGGGGAAAATGAACTGGAAATTCAGTTTGCACAAAGGTAGAGGTGGGAGAATGAGCTTGGAATGTGACAAAGGAAGTAGGGGGAAAATGATAGTCAACTTATCACCACATTCCTTTCTTACTCAACTCTTTCCATTCTCTCAACCATAACTCTCGAGGTCAATGTACATTTGGCAATATTTAGAGCAGTTTTTCTCATCTGAGACCCAGGCCACATTCCCGGAGGTTCTGATCTAATTTGTCTAGGCTAGCACCTGGGTATGGGTATTTTCCAAGCACCCCTGTTGTTTCAAATGTGCCAGGCAGGCTGGGAATCACTGATTTGGGGTGATCTACAGTTGGGAGCCAAAGGGAGGATGTGCAGACCCTGTTACAGTGTTTGCTTTTAAAcggacatttttcatttcttatatttcaGGTCTTCATCACTAGTTTCTGTGGAAGAAATAGGGTGATAGGTGATAGTATCTTTTTCACCTTGGATTCTCTGAAACTTCCTGATGGATACATACCTCAAAGATCTGATATCATCAATGTGGTCATGGTGGAGAGCATGCAGTTGTGCTATCTTTGGAGAGCGATTCCTATGACCCTAGTGAAAAGGCTGTAAGAAGAAATCACTATGTTTATGCCTATGCAGCATTTCCTCTCTTGGCAGAAAATGGCCt
This portion of the Choloepus didactylus isolate mChoDid1 unplaced genomic scaffold, mChoDid1.pri zz_scaffold_189_ctg1, whole genome shotgun sequence genome encodes:
- the LOC119526007 gene encoding RNA helicase Mov10l1-like — translated: MEGFEPSPSDWIEAEVSIHLSTYSRKAISMKPLRHKHVHEVFITSFCGRNRVIGDSIFFTLDSLKLPDGYIPQRSDIINVVMVESMQLCYLWRAIPMTLVKRL